A window from Fibrobacter sp. UWB11 encodes these proteins:
- a CDS encoding acetolactate synthase large subunit — MNTAEVLIKSLESEGVKYIFGIPGEETLELMEAIKKSSIKFITVRHEQGAAFMADVYGRLTGKAGVCLSTLGPGATNLVTGVADANSDGAPLIAITGQVGTERMHLTSHQYLDLVNMFTPITKRSKQVVRPDTVNEIVRIAFKYAEMEKPGACHIDLPCNIAAMDVEGEVAQMPLKHHRENTVYASTDAILAAGGVFATAKHPVILVGHSAVRNHASEALSAFACSSKIPVVCTMMAKGVVSCDNKYFMGCIGMPQRDFPNIVMEQADLVIAVGYDVVEYAPAKWNPNGDKMIIHIDETPNHVNKFYQPDEEIIGDISASLDALSSVCPNTWEPEWALQIRQMMNADHSRYDHDTTFPPTPQKVLHDIRLVMDEDDILISDVGAHKMWIARQYNCYHPNTCIISNGFATMGIAVPGAIAAKLLNPKKKVLAVTGDGGFMMNSQELETAYREHIPFVTLIFTDGGYGLIKWKQEERYGDSFAVKFTNPDYVKYAESMHLKGYRIERTEDLPRTLREAFRQNVPSIIECPVDYSANMELSQYLKNLNI, encoded by the coding sequence ATGAATACTGCTGAAGTTTTGATCAAGTCCTTAGAAAGTGAAGGCGTCAAGTACATTTTTGGAATCCCTGGTGAAGAAACTTTGGAATTGATGGAAGCGATAAAAAAATCGTCAATCAAGTTTATTACGGTGCGTCATGAACAGGGTGCCGCTTTTATGGCTGATGTCTATGGCCGTTTGACGGGGAAGGCGGGCGTCTGCCTTTCGACTCTTGGCCCTGGCGCTACAAACCTTGTTACAGGTGTTGCCGATGCGAACTCCGATGGTGCTCCGCTGATTGCAATTACGGGGCAGGTGGGTACAGAGCGTATGCACTTGACGAGCCATCAATATTTGGATTTGGTGAACATGTTTACGCCGATTACCAAGCGCAGTAAGCAGGTTGTTCGCCCGGATACGGTGAACGAGATTGTTCGTATTGCTTTCAAGTATGCTGAAATGGAAAAGCCTGGTGCGTGCCACATTGACTTGCCTTGCAATATTGCCGCAATGGACGTAGAAGGCGAGGTGGCTCAAATGCCGTTAAAGCACCATCGCGAAAATACGGTGTATGCAAGCACCGATGCGATTCTTGCTGCGGGTGGTGTATTTGCAACGGCAAAGCATCCGGTGATTCTTGTGGGGCATTCCGCCGTCCGTAACCATGCTTCTGAGGCGCTAAGCGCGTTTGCTTGTTCCTCGAAGATTCCCGTGGTGTGTACCATGATGGCTAAAGGCGTAGTGTCTTGCGATAACAAGTATTTCATGGGGTGCATCGGAATGCCGCAAAGGGATTTTCCGAACATCGTCATGGAACAAGCGGATCTCGTGATTGCTGTGGGGTATGATGTCGTGGAATATGCGCCCGCCAAGTGGAACCCGAATGGTGACAAGATGATTATCCACATTGACGAAACGCCGAACCATGTGAACAAATTCTATCAGCCCGACGAAGAAATCATTGGTGATATTTCTGCATCCTTGGATGCTCTTAGCAGCGTTTGTCCTAACACTTGGGAACCCGAATGGGCTTTGCAAATTCGCCAGATGATGAATGCCGATCATTCGCGTTACGATCATGACACGACTTTCCCGCCGACACCGCAAAAGGTGTTGCATGACATCCGTTTGGTCATGGATGAAGATGATATCTTGATTTCGGATGTGGGTGCACACAAGATGTGGATTGCTCGTCAGTACAATTGTTACCATCCGAATACTTGCATTATCTCTAATGGCTTTGCCACGATGGGTATTGCTGTGCCCGGGGCGATTGCGGCTAAACTTCTGAATCCAAAGAAGAAAGTCTTGGCTGTAACGGGTGATGGTGGCTTTATGATGAACAGCCAGGAACTTGAAACGGCTTACCGCGAACACATCCCGTTCGTGACACTTATCTTCACCGATGGTGGTTACGGCCTCATCAAGTGGAAACAGGAAGAACGCTATGGCGATAGTTTTGCAGTGAAATTCACGAACCCGGATTACGTCAAGTACGCCGAATCCATGCATCTGAAGGGCTACCGCATCGAACGCACCGAAGATTTGCCTCGTACGTTGAGAGAGGCGTTCCGTCAGAATGTACCGAGCATAATCGAATGTCCGGTGGATTATTCTGCGAACATGGAACTCTCGCAATATTTGAAAAACTTGAACATATAG
- the aspS gene encoding aspartate--tRNA ligase produces MKRTHNCGQLRKEDVGQIVTLAGWVDRRRDHGGVIFVDLRDKYGKTQIVFNPDYNADVLKTAEQLRNEYVIYVTGKVYAREEGNTNEKLATGEIEVKADKLEILNAALTSPLAINDPNEECKENDDLRLQYRYLDLRRPWIQKKLLLKSRFLKAVYDFFYANGFENIETPCLCKSTPEGARDYLVPSRVNPGKFYALPQSPQQYKQLLMIAGMDRYFQIAKCFRDEDLRADRQPEFTQIDVEMSFVNQDEVMEMFDKFVTEVLGKVWNFEPPRHIRRMKWAEAMLKYGSDKPDLRFDLEIHDVSEIGAKSNFGVFKNCVAAGGKIRGIAAKGCVDFTRKQIDELTAYVAKYGSKGLVWMRVKENDEVETQVGKFFTTEQLNELRDAVGAKCGDMMFFIAGPEKIAATAMGQLRLEVARIKGLRDPKKREFVWITEFPMFEYSDTEGRYMAMHHPFTNPLPEHLDMMLSGNLKDCNAEAYDLVLNGVEIGGGSIRIHNPEVQEKVFRLLGLSEEQVKTKFGFFVDAFKYGAPPHGGLAFGLDRVVATMEGEESIRDYIAFPKNTSASSPMDQCPSEVDLQQLQDIHISVQMPKGNEKK; encoded by the coding sequence ATGAAACGTACACATAACTGCGGCCAGCTTCGCAAGGAAGATGTTGGCCAGATCGTAACACTCGCCGGTTGGGTGGATCGCCGCCGTGACCATGGTGGTGTGATTTTCGTTGACCTCCGCGACAAGTATGGCAAGACCCAGATCGTTTTCAATCCGGATTACAATGCCGATGTTTTGAAGACTGCCGAACAGCTCCGTAACGAATACGTTATTTACGTGACTGGTAAGGTCTACGCCCGCGAAGAAGGCAACACGAACGAAAAGCTCGCTACGGGTGAAATCGAAGTCAAGGCTGACAAGCTCGAAATTTTGAACGCCGCCCTCACTTCTCCCTTGGCCATTAACGACCCGAACGAAGAATGCAAGGAAAACGACGACCTCCGCTTGCAGTACCGCTACCTGGACCTCCGCCGTCCGTGGATCCAGAAGAAGCTCCTCCTCAAGAGCCGCTTCCTCAAGGCCGTGTACGACTTCTTCTACGCCAACGGTTTTGAAAACATCGAAACCCCGTGCCTTTGCAAGTCCACTCCGGAAGGCGCACGTGACTACCTCGTGCCGTCCCGCGTGAACCCGGGCAAGTTCTACGCCCTTCCGCAGTCTCCGCAGCAGTACAAGCAGCTCTTGATGATTGCAGGCATGGACCGCTACTTCCAGATCGCCAAGTGCTTCCGCGACGAAGACCTCCGCGCTGACCGTCAGCCGGAATTCACGCAGATCGACGTTGAAATGTCCTTCGTCAACCAGGACGAAGTCATGGAAATGTTCGACAAGTTCGTGACTGAAGTTTTGGGCAAGGTTTGGAACTTCGAACCGCCGCGCCACATCCGCCGTATGAAGTGGGCAGAAGCTATGCTCAAGTACGGTTCCGATAAGCCGGACCTCCGCTTCGACCTCGAAATCCACGATGTGTCTGAAATCGGTGCAAAGTCCAACTTTGGCGTGTTCAAGAACTGCGTTGCCGCTGGTGGCAAGATCCGCGGTATCGCTGCTAAGGGTTGCGTTGACTTTACTCGTAAGCAGATCGACGAACTCACGGCTTACGTTGCCAAGTACGGTTCCAAGGGCCTCGTGTGGATGCGCGTCAAGGAAAATGACGAAGTTGAAACTCAGGTTGGCAAGTTCTTCACGACCGAACAACTTAACGAACTCCGCGACGCTGTTGGCGCTAAGTGCGGCGACATGATGTTCTTCATCGCAGGTCCGGAAAAGATTGCTGCTACGGCTATGGGTCAGCTCCGCTTGGAAGTCGCCCGTATCAAGGGTCTCCGCGATCCGAAGAAGCGTGAATTTGTGTGGATTACCGAATTCCCGATGTTCGAATACAGCGACACGGAAGGCCGTTACATGGCAATGCACCACCCGTTCACGAACCCGCTTCCGGAACACCTGGACATGATGCTCAGCGGCAACCTCAAGGATTGCAACGCCGAAGCTTATGACCTTGTTCTTAACGGCGTGGAAATCGGTGGTGGTTCTATCCGTATTCACAACCCGGAAGTTCAGGAAAAGGTGTTCCGCCTGCTCGGTCTCTCCGAAGAACAGGTGAAGACCAAGTTCGGATTCTTCGTCGATGCATTCAAGTACGGAGCTCCTCCGCACGGTGGTTTGGCTTTCGGTCTCGACCGCGTTGTTGCTACTATGGAAGGTGAAGAATCTATCCGTGACTACATCGCATTCCCGAAGAACACGAGCGCTTCTAGCCCGATGGACCAGTGCCCGAGTGAAGTGGACCTCCAGCAGCTGCAGGACATCCATATTTCCGTGCAGATGCCTAAGGGTAACGAGAAAAAGTAA